The proteins below are encoded in one region of Belonocnema kinseyi isolate 2016_QV_RU_SX_M_011 chromosome 1, B_treatae_v1, whole genome shotgun sequence:
- the LOC117178918 gene encoding uncharacterized protein LOC117178918: protein MTFVIAAKVFSGNGTNALDSVKGVERYNLCDYIKIENPSTTPWSPHVRSGSINPRQFKEKCGFYFAKLWIYGPINHKQILEKLETYITAFQQAVSIFEVRRLTRFVLCSHELQTCDWPRNVGCPESNLPKDDNEDPLLERAAKAESIQQQQQQRPTQRQQQNSVTVSSPPSSTIPERQFRQRQHQRTYHDEEYEPASEIESDRQQRVYRGQPSTIGQVQRDRDGLRRNIISEREKDSIVNSRGQTESHYRSAPSESPRVAKTTASTAAPVPAPFSKSYYNDPDQSYPFYTIYDDDVSIYKDDDYNQYTVNHTMPVQHQSVRITDVSSNSKQYHQKPKKVTVNEADKYNLNQDVTVQDYDIYDNQAHLNKNKFRITDNQQSIRTNVLSHPVHITTPNSIVDSYISLTTTTQPTPTTVRQYSASAPSRGRPQVNRGTAPPRSRPTLKPSTEIVSKAQEFIDIYRYPPVRPAPIYPTPQVDKPAARCRKDVCLIPDCACGGADIPDGIPAKETPQIVLITFDDAVNDLNKQLYIDLFEKGRKNPNGCPISATFYVSHEWTDYSQVQNLYADGHELASHTVSHSFGEQFSHRKWAREVAGQREILAAYGGVKLEDVRGMRAPFLSVGGNNMFKMLWDTNFTYDSSMPIYENRPPSWPYTLDYKLFHDCMIPPCPTRSYPGLWEVPMVMWQDLNGGRCSMGDACSNPPTSDGVYKMLIKNFERHYTTNRAPFGLFYHAAWFTQPHHKEGFISFLDTIVAMDDVWVVTNWQALQWVRNPTPLGLLDNFEPFGCNYQDRPKKCNNAKVCNLWHKSGVRYMKTCQPCPDIYPWTGKTGIRSSRIDNEIDTHE from the exons ATGACGTTTGTAATCGCTGCGAAAGTTTTCAGTGGCAACGGCACGAACGCGCTCGATTCGGTAAAGGGTGTCGAACGTTATAATCTCTGtgactatataaaaattgaaaatccgtcGACCACGCCTTGGTCACCGCATGTGCGATCGGGTTCGATAAACCCGAGGCA ATTTAAAGAGAAATGTGGGTTCTATTTTGCTAAATTATGGATTTATGGGCCGATAAATCATAAGCAGATATTGGAAAAATTAGAAACGTATATCACTGCCTTTCAACAAGCAGTATCGATATTTGAGGTTCGCAGACTAACTAGGTTTGTTCTTTGCAGCCACGAGCTCCAGACCTGCGATTGGCCACGTAACGTAGGATGTCCCGAGTCCAATTTACCAAAAGACGATAATGAAGATCCACTTCTGGAAAG GGCTGCCAAGGCCGAGTCGATCCAGCAACAACAACAGCAGCGACCAACTCAAAGGCAGCAACAAAATTCAGTAACGGTTTCATCGCCACCTTCCTCGACGATTCCAGAAAGGCAATTTAGACAGAGGCAACACCAGAGAACTTATCATGATGAGGAATATGAACCTGCATCTGAAATTGAGAGTGATAGACAGCAGAGGGTCTATAGAGGTCAACCTTCCACGATCGGTCAAGTTCAACGCGATCGTGATGGTCTCAGGCGAAATATCATCAGC GAACGAGAGAAAGATAGCATTGTAAACTCCAGAGGTCAAACGGAGAGTCACTATAG gAGTGCTCCATCTGAATCTCCAAGAGTGGCAAAAACGACAGCTTCGACAGCCGCTCCAGTTCCAGCTCCTTTCTCGAAAAGCTACTACAATGATCCTGACCAAAGCTATCCTTTTTACACAATTTACGACGATGATGTTTCCATTTACAAGGATGATG ATTACAATCAGTACACGGTTAACCACACAATGCCGGTACAACACCAGAGCGTGAGGATAACCGACGTGTCGTCGAACTCGAAGCAGTATCATCAGAAGCCGAAGAAGGTCACCGTGAACGAAGCTGACAAGTACAACCTGAATCAAGACGTCACAGTCCAGGATTACGACATTTACGACAATCAG GCTCACCTCAATAAAAACAAGTTCCGAATCACTGACAACCAACAGTCTAtcag GACTAACGTTCTTAGCCATCCGGTTCACATAACAACGCCCAACTCAATTGTGGACTCTTACATTTCCTTGACCACTACGACTCAACCAACCCCAACCACCGTTCGACAATATTCCGCCAGTGCTCCCAG CCGGGGTCGACCACAAGTAAACCGCGGTACAGCGCCACC ACGCTCTCGACCAACATTGAAGCCCTCTACAGAAATCGTATCAAAAGCCCAGGAATTCATTGATATCTACAGATACCCACCAGTAAGGCCAGCACCCATTTACCCAACTCCTCAAGTCGACAAGCCTGCCGCCCGATGCAGGAAGGACGTTTGCTTGATTCCGGATTGTGCCTGTGGTGGAGCCGATATCCCAG ATGGCATTCCGGCGAAAGAGACGCCGCAGATTGTACTTATAACTTTCGACGACGCTGTAAACGATCTTAATAAGCAATTGTACATCGATCTATTTGAGAAAGGCCGAAAAAATCCTAACGGTTGCCCGATTTCGGCCACATTCTACGTTTCACACGAGTGGACCGATTATAGCCAAGTGCAAAATCTTTACGCTGATGGCCACGAGTTGGCGTCCCACACAGTCTC GCACAGTTTTGGAGAACAATTTTCACATAGGAAATGGGCCAGAGAAGTTGCTGGTCAGCGAGAAATTTTGGCAGCATATGGAGGAGTCAAACTAGAAGATGTACGAGGAATGAGAGCGCCTTTCCTTtcg GTTGGTGGCAACAACATGTTCAAGATGCTTTGGGACACAAATTTTACTTACGACTCATCAATGCCAATCTACGAGAATCGACCACCCAGTTGGCCCTACACTTTGGATTACAAACTTTTCCACGACTGTATGATCCCACCCTGTCCAACAAGGTCGTATCCAGGATTATGGGAAGTTCCCATGGTAATGTGGCAGGATCTTAACGGTGGTAGGTGTTCGATGGGAGACGCATGCAGTAATCCCCCTACCTCTGACGGCGTCTACAAGATGCTCATAAAGAACTTCGAGAGGCACTACACGACCAACAG AGCACCATTCGGGCTTTTCTACCACGCAGCTTGGTTCACTCAACCCCATCACAAAGAAGGTTTCATCTCCTTCCTTGACACGATCGTCGCGATGGATGATGTGTGGGTTGTAACGAATTGGCAAGCCCTTCAATGGGTTAGAAATCCGACCCCTCTTGGTCTTCTCGACAACTTTGAGCCTTTCGGTTGCAACTATCAG GACAGGCCAAAGAAGTGCAATAATGCTAAGGTCTGCAACCTGTGGCACAAGAGTGGAGTTCGGTACATGAAGACGTGTCAACCCTGTCCGGATATTTATCCCTGGACGGGCAAAACCGGAATTCGCAGCAGCCGTATAGACAACGAGATTGACACTCACGAATGA